The genomic window AAAAAGCTACCGCCGCGTCCTACACTGAAGCTGATTCCACCACCTGCACCGCCACCAATCCGATAGATGGGGTTCTGTTGTGCAAAGGCAGAAATAGCGCCATTGCCACCATCACCGTCGTAGAAGTAAGGGTTGGAAACGTCGGCGTAGTCAGCGTGGAGTCCCCCAAAAGCGGCAACATACGCACGCGAGCTGCCAAATAACGGGAATTCATACGCCAACCAGTCCAATACAATATCGTTGTTGCCACCGCCACCAACGAAATATTGCAACGTACCTTCTGCTGTACTCCGAAATGTCCCGTTACCGTCGCCGTCAGTAAACGTACTGCCTGGGAAATTATTAAAGGGGACAGTGTTACCGGCTGCAATACGGGTGTGCAGGATATCTTTACCCGTGAAGCTGGTTTGGAATTCTAAACGTACCCTGTCTTGAAAGACTGTATTGTTGTTGTCGTCAACACCACTACCAATGTTGCTACCCCCAAAGGCATCAGCCAAAGCAAAAATAGCTTCTCCCTTCAGCTTGGTCGTAGTGGAGAATTGCTGCGCTTCCAGTCGCGTCGTCCGAGCTTCCAGAGCATCTACTCGGCCTCGCAAAGTAGCCAATTCCGCCGCAAACTCTTCTTGTAACCGTTGCAGCGCGGCCAAATCTTCTTTGCCAATACCTTGAGGCAACGACGCAATCAGTTCTTGAATCCGATTTAAACAGGAATTTAACCCAGCCGCAAACTCATAGCGAGTCAGAGCCCTGTTGCCACGATAGGTCCGATCTGGATAACCTTCAATACAACCGTAGCGCTCAACCAGGGATTGCAGTGCTTGGAAAGCCCAGTCTGTAGGCTGTACGTCCCGCAATTGAGATACGGAAGTAACTTGACCCTCCGAGACTCTGTTGGCGGAGCCTTCGTTGCTGTATTGGAGAATTTGGTCTAAATTACCCGAACTATTGGAGGGTGCTGCCTGAGCTACCGTATTTGACGATAAACTCCGAGACGCGGGAGCAGCAGTTGGTGCCTTATCAGCCAGCGTTTTCTCTTGCAAAGTGCGGGCTTGGGTTGGGGCTTCTGCTTTGGAAGCAGCTGCCTTCTGCTGCAAAATAGGAGCTTCAGCGAAAGGCGTCTCCAACTTAGAGCCAGCCGCAGCGTCTTCCTCTGCTGCTGACTGCGCTGGAGCTATATGTTGTAAGGCATCCAACTTCAGGTTGGCTGCGGCAATTGGCTGCGCTTCAGGACTTTGAGTTGCTACAGCTTGGGGCTGACTTACTTCTGCGGTTGTTTGGCTTTCTGCGGCCATTGCTGAAGAGCCAAATACTAGGGCTGCCCCCAGGATTGCCGGACTAAACAGCAGAGACTTCAACAACATTTTGGACATTTTTACTCTTTCTCCTCACACCACATCATAGAGAATCTACGGATTCATCTAAATTTCCCGATCGATACCTTGGTCAAATTAACTTATTTGACTGGCGAAAGCGCTGCGGGGTTCACTTTCCTAGAGTTTGACATTCTCACCGTCACAGCGTCAGCTTGACGGGAGATTCCTGATTCAACGAGCGATGCTTTTTAACACTTGTGTTAACGAGTCTTACTCCCTCTCCACAGGCTTAACTTTCCGTATGCCCTACGGTAGTTGAT from Argonema galeatum A003/A1 includes these protein-coding regions:
- a CDS encoding iron uptake porin — translated: MSKMLLKSLLFSPAILGAALVFGSSAMAAESQTTAEVSQPQAVATQSPEAQPIAAANLKLDALQHIAPAQSAAEEDAAAGSKLETPFAEAPILQQKAAASKAEAPTQARTLQEKTLADKAPTAAPASRSLSSNTVAQAAPSNSSGNLDQILQYSNEGSANRVSEGQVTSVSQLRDVQPTDWAFQALQSLVERYGCIEGYPDRTYRGNRALTRYEFAAGLNSCLNRIQELIASLPQGIGKEDLAALQRLQEEFAAELATLRGRVDALEARTTRLEAQQFSTTTKLKGEAIFALADAFGGSNIGSGVDDNNNTVFQDRVRLEFQTSFTGKDILHTRIAAGNTVPFNNFPGSTFTDGDGNGTFRSTAEGTLQYFVGGGGNNDIVLDWLAYEFPLFGSSRAYVAAFGGLHADYADVSNPYFYDGDGGNGAISAFAQQNPIYRIGGGAGGGISFSVGRGGSFFKPSSITVGYLAGGSGINRPGNSPTGANNPTDTNGLLDGNYSALAQLNFSVSNSLGFALTYVHSYHNTGSDIFDGGGGAGGRLVGTSLGNLPSTLLGTSQNGTSTPIAANSYGAQAAFRLSKNFSISGWASMTDATLIRRGTAQMWTYGLGVALPNIGREGNVLGLFAGAEPYLTGIEVAGPDPRFRRDIPWHLEGFYKFQLTDNISVTPGVIWLMAPDQNKNNDDIFIGTLRTTFTF